The window TATTCTTTATGTAAAAGACGGTCATTTTACCGTCAAGCGTTGTGCGGGAACGGCCTATTTACCTATAGAATTTTATAAAGGTTTAGGGTATAATAACGAGCTTTTTTATACGGTAACTACGGGCGGGAAAACAATTGAGCTTACAGCCGTACAGTTCAGAAATTTAGGCGGTATGGCGGATAAGCAAAAGCAAGTTATTCCGAAAGGATATATTTTGGCGCTTGGCGATAATCTTGAAGCTTCTTACGATTCTCGGGATTACGGATTTATTTTTATCGGCAGCATTTACGGTAAGGTTTTATTATGGAAGTGAATAAATTTATTTCTAAGTACAGATTTTTATTTTTTATAACCTGTGTTGCTATTTTTATTGTGCTGCTTCTTTTTCAATTTGCAAAGTTTATGGTTATGCGGGAAGCTGAAACCGTTCTTCCTAAAATCATAACGGAGCGCGGAACAATTTACGACCGTAATCAAAAAATTCTTGCAGTGCAAACAACATTTTACAATCTTTATGCGGATAAAACTTTAATAAAAAATATTGCAGAATGTGCGGGTATTTTATCTCCCGTTTTACAACAACCTGAGTCCGACATTATAGATAAAATTCAAAACTCCAAATCAAATTTTTTATATTTGAAAAAACGTATGAGCGAAAGCGAAAAGGACGTGATAAAAACTGCCTTGGATTCCGCGAAAATCGAAGGACTCGGATTTGAGCCTTTGTTTAATCGTACTTATCCAGAAAATAAACTTGCTTCGACTGCGGTAGGTTTTTTGGGCGATGACGGCCGCGGAAAAACAGGCATTGAGTATTCGC is drawn from Treponema pedis and contains these coding sequences:
- the lepB gene encoding signal peptidase I translates to MFKNNYYLKFCILFFVVLFAAGFIKSFIFDVKLVKGKSMEPVLKDGDFIFIFKAAYGIKLPWGNSYLLRWAEPAINDLILYVKDGHFTVKRCAGTAYLPIEFYKGLGYNNELFYTVTTGGKTIELTAVQFRNLGGMADKQKQVIPKGYILALGDNLEASYDSRDYGFIFIGSIYGKVLLWK